The Streptomyces sp. NBC_01775 genome includes a region encoding these proteins:
- a CDS encoding response regulator transcription factor, whose amino-acid sequence MTPPVPPPQDPSPPWDQRSQQRQRGLPVRVLLADDDPLVRAGLKMMLRGARGVEVVGEAADGAEVPAAVREFTPDVILMDIRMPTTDGITATRALAASPPPGIPMPQVIVLTTFDSDTEVLEAIRAGAAGYLLKHTDPEEIVAAVLRAARGEPVLSPSVARTLMDHAADAAAARSRGERARSRAEVARARMEVLSERERVVAGAVAEGLANSEIAERLYLSVGSVKAHVSSALSKLGLDNRIRLALLAHDAGHDTGPDPDPDSDLDSAPRSRPTGPPGPT is encoded by the coding sequence ATGACGCCGCCTGTCCCGCCGCCCCAGGACCCGTCACCGCCCTGGGACCAGCGATCACAGCAGCGGCAGCGGGGGCTGCCCGTCCGCGTCCTGCTGGCCGACGACGACCCGCTGGTGCGCGCGGGCCTGAAGATGATGCTGCGGGGCGCCCGCGGTGTGGAGGTCGTGGGGGAGGCGGCGGACGGCGCGGAAGTCCCGGCGGCGGTAAGGGAGTTCACACCGGACGTCATCTTGATGGACATCCGGATGCCCACCACGGACGGCATCACGGCCACCCGGGCGCTGGCCGCCTCCCCACCGCCTGGGATCCCGATGCCGCAGGTGATCGTGCTGACCACGTTCGACTCGGACACGGAGGTCCTGGAGGCCATACGGGCAGGAGCCGCCGGGTATCTGCTCAAGCACACCGACCCCGAGGAGATCGTCGCCGCCGTGCTGCGTGCCGCACGCGGTGAGCCCGTGCTGTCCCCCTCGGTCGCGCGCACCCTGATGGACCACGCGGCGGACGCAGCTGCGGCGCGATCGCGCGGGGAGAGGGCCAGAAGCCGGGCCGAGGTGGCGCGGGCCCGCATGGAGGTGCTCTCCGAGCGGGAACGGGTGGTCGCGGGCGCCGTAGCCGAGGGGCTCGCCAACTCCGAGATCGCCGAGCGCCTCTACCTGTCCGTGGGCAGCGTCAAGGCGCATGTCTCCAGCGCGCTGTCCAAGCTGGGCCTGGACAACCGCATCCGCCTGGCCCTCCTGGCCCACGACGCCGGACACGACACAGGCCCCGACCCCGACCCCGACTCCGACCTCGACTCCGCCCCTCGTTCCCGTCCTACTGGCCCCCCTGGCCCCACCTGA
- a CDS encoding response regulator transcription factor, whose translation MTRVLVVEDEESFSDALSYMLRKEGFEVAVAATGPDGLDEFERNGADLVLLDLMLPGLPGTEVCRQLRGRSNVPVIMVTAKDSEIDKVVGLEIGADDYVTKPFSSRELVARVRAVLRRRGEPEEVVPAALEAGPVRMDVDRHVVTVGGGKVDLPLKEFDLLEMLLRNAGRVLTRMQLIDRVWGADYVGDTKTLDVHVKRLRAKIEPDPGAPRYLVTVRGLGYKFEP comes from the coding sequence GTGACCCGAGTGCTCGTCGTCGAGGACGAGGAATCGTTCAGCGACGCACTGTCCTACATGCTCCGCAAGGAAGGCTTCGAGGTCGCCGTGGCGGCCACCGGACCCGACGGGCTCGATGAGTTCGAGAGGAACGGCGCCGACCTGGTGCTGCTGGACCTGATGCTGCCGGGCTTGCCCGGCACCGAAGTCTGCCGCCAGCTGCGCGGCAGGTCGAACGTCCCAGTGATCATGGTGACCGCCAAGGACAGCGAGATCGACAAGGTCGTCGGCCTGGAAATAGGAGCCGACGACTATGTGACCAAGCCCTTCTCCTCGCGCGAGCTGGTCGCCCGCGTCCGCGCCGTGCTGCGCCGCCGCGGCGAGCCGGAGGAGGTTGTTCCGGCCGCGCTGGAGGCGGGCCCGGTGCGCATGGATGTGGACCGGCACGTGGTGACGGTCGGCGGCGGCAAGGTCGACCTGCCGCTCAAGGAGTTCGACCTGCTGGAGATGCTGCTGCGCAACGCCGGCCGGGTGCTGACCCGGATGCAGCTGATCGACCGCGTCTGGGGCGCCGACTATGTGGGCGACACCAAGACCCTCGACGTCCACGTCAAGCGCCTGCGCGCCAAGATCGAACCCGACCCGGGAGCGCCCCGCTATCTGGTGACGGTGCGTGGCCTCGGCTACAAGTTCGAGCCGTAA
- a CDS encoding sensor histidine kinase: MDVNAAVAAAAAIAGVCTGVIAVLAFRWSEREQARPTRTSLHTEAGLPPGVDTVLSVLRSSAVVLDESDAVVKASSAAYALGLVRGGKLAVDPMLQMARDTRRDGEIRQVELDLPRRGTGRGDALAVSARVAPLGSRLVLLLVEDLTEARRIEAVRRDFVANVSHELKTPVGALSLLSEAVMDAAEEPDAVQRFAGRMQNEATRLTSLVQELIDLSRVQNDDPLEDSESVRVDELVTEAVERSRQSAEGKQITMGTGGTEGLHVWGNRGQLAAALGNLVENAVNYSPARTRVKVAGRRIAASGGDLIEIAVTDQGIGLSERDRERIFERFYRVDPARSRATGGTGLGLSIVKHVAASHGGEVTVWSAEGQGSTFTLRLPEAGSAREKAAIDRADRLGRNRLSGALKEPAAFDEEERPYVDQADEQLSAPEVLP, from the coding sequence ATGGACGTGAATGCGGCAGTGGCCGCGGCAGCAGCGATCGCCGGGGTGTGCACCGGCGTCATCGCCGTGCTGGCGTTCCGCTGGAGCGAGCGCGAGCAGGCCCGCCCCACCCGCACCTCGCTGCACACCGAAGCGGGGCTGCCACCTGGCGTCGACACGGTCTTGTCCGTCCTGCGCTCCTCCGCCGTCGTGCTGGACGAGAGCGACGCGGTGGTCAAGGCCAGCTCCGCCGCCTATGCCCTCGGGCTGGTGCGCGGCGGCAAGCTGGCCGTCGACCCCATGCTTCAGATGGCCAGAGATACCCGCCGTGACGGAGAGATACGCCAGGTCGAGCTGGACCTGCCCCGGCGCGGCACCGGAAGGGGTGATGCCCTCGCGGTTTCCGCACGGGTTGCCCCACTCGGCTCCCGTCTGGTGCTCCTGCTGGTGGAGGACCTGACGGAAGCCCGCAGGATCGAGGCCGTGCGCCGCGACTTCGTCGCCAACGTGAGCCACGAGCTGAAGACCCCGGTCGGCGCGCTCTCGCTGCTGTCGGAGGCGGTGATGGACGCGGCCGAGGAGCCCGACGCGGTGCAGCGCTTCGCCGGCCGGATGCAGAACGAGGCGACGCGGCTGACCAGCCTCGTCCAGGAGCTGATCGACCTGTCCCGGGTGCAGAACGACGACCCGCTGGAGGACTCGGAGTCGGTCCGCGTGGACGAGCTGGTGACCGAGGCCGTGGAGCGCAGCAGGCAGAGCGCCGAGGGCAAGCAGATCACGATGGGCACGGGCGGCACCGAGGGCCTCCACGTGTGGGGCAACAGGGGCCAGCTCGCCGCGGCGCTCGGCAATCTCGTCGAGAACGCCGTCAATTACTCCCCGGCCCGTACGCGGGTCAAGGTCGCGGGGCGCCGAATAGCGGCGTCCGGCGGCGATCTGATCGAGATCGCCGTCACCGACCAGGGCATCGGCCTCTCCGAGCGGGACCGCGAGCGGATCTTCGAGCGGTTCTACCGCGTCGATCCGGCCAGGTCCCGGGCCACCGGAGGGACGGGCCTCGGCCTTTCCATCGTCAAACACGTGGCCGCCTCCCATGGCGGGGAGGTCACCGTATGGAGTGCCGAAGGCCAGGGCTCCACCTTCACGCTGCGGCTCCCTGAAGCGGGCAGCGCACGCGAGAAGGCTGCGATCGACAGGGCCGACCGGCTGGGCCGGAACCGCCTGTCAGGCGCACTCAAGGAACCGGCCGCCTTCGACGAAGAAGAGCGGCCCTATGTCGACCAGGCTGATGAACAACTTTCCGCCCCGGAGGTCCTCCCGTGA
- a CDS encoding 3-hydroxybutyrate dehydrogenase, producing the protein MTPPAPASGPSSASSPSISLDLTDRTALVTGAASGIGRACALRLAAAGAKVRAADRDPEGLKTLAEEAAADDAAGNASGNKSGAAIEPHSLDLTTPDGLAQAERTAAGTDILVNAAGIQLVRAVHEFPPEAFRSMLTLMLEAPFRTTRGALPGMYERGWGRVVHISSVHGLRASPYKSAYVAAKHGLEGLSKTTALEAAPHGVTSNCVSPAYVRTPLVERQIADQARSHGIPPERVVSEILLADSALKRLLEPDEVAEAVAYLCTPEAAFLTGASLPLDGGWTAH; encoded by the coding sequence ATGACGCCCCCCGCCCCCGCCTCTGGCCCCAGCTCCGCTTCCTCCCCCTCCATCAGCCTGGACCTCACCGACCGCACGGCCCTGGTCACGGGCGCTGCCAGCGGCATCGGCAGGGCGTGCGCGCTCAGACTGGCGGCGGCGGGGGCGAAGGTCCGGGCGGCGGACCGCGACCCGGAGGGACTGAAGACCCTCGCCGAAGAAGCGGCTGCCGACGACGCTGCCGGCAACGCTTCCGGCAACAAGAGCGGCGCAGCCATAGAGCCGCACTCCCTGGACCTGACCACCCCCGACGGCCTGGCCCAAGCCGAACGCACCGCGGCCGGCACCGACATCCTCGTCAACGCCGCAGGCATCCAACTCGTACGCGCCGTCCACGAGTTCCCGCCCGAGGCGTTCCGCTCGATGCTCACCCTCATGCTGGAGGCCCCCTTCCGCACCACCCGGGGCGCGCTCCCGGGCATGTACGAGCGGGGCTGGGGCCGCGTCGTCCACATCTCCTCCGTGCACGGCCTCCGGGCCTCCCCGTACAAGTCGGCCTACGTCGCGGCCAAGCACGGACTGGAGGGCCTGTCCAAGACGACGGCCCTGGAGGCGGCCCCGCACGGGGTGACCTCCAACTGCGTCAGCCCGGCCTACGTGCGCACTCCCCTGGTCGAGCGGCAGATCGCCGACCAGGCCCGTTCCCACGGCATCCCGCCCGAGCGCGTCGTCTCGGAGATCCTGCTCGCGGACTCGGCCCTCAAGCGCCTGCTGGAGCCGGACGAGGTGGCCGAGGCGGTCGCCTACCTGTGCACTCCGGAGGCGGCCTTCCTCACTGGTGCCTCCCTGCCCCTCGACGGCGGCTGGACCGCTCACTGA
- a CDS encoding sensor histidine kinase, whose translation MTSTHHSPHTQRRLLPGELTAFGPHPRTRRSVRDWAVDVTVFCWALLWWAALYDGVADKTYLPDWLLQMDAPLGAVGCLSLWLRRRWPLGVAMAVLPAAVLTDTVGGALMVIVFNLALRVPPRTAMAVLLLHLGATLPFVFFVATLTKDRWFITTLVLALYLISFAWGSVARARRQLVLKLREDAIRARADHERRLADVRRAERRAIAREMHDVLAHRVSLLSVHAGALAYRTKQSAAGEGSALDDAEIAESATVIRDNAHQALEELREVLHVLREDEDEQAAAAPPEAVDATGGVRPQPGLARIGALVDEARAAGQTVQLDLGLDGGPPDAEDAHPLRPQLQRTVYRAVQEGLTNARKHAPGARVHVDLTGTPGEGLTVRVSNPLPTDVAASGIPGAGAGLTGLRERLEIEGGTLQHGTTEGTFTLHARLPWPI comes from the coding sequence ATGACTTCCACCCACCACTCCCCGCACACCCAGCGGCGCCTGCTGCCGGGGGAGCTGACCGCGTTCGGGCCGCATCCGCGAACGCGTCGCAGCGTCCGCGACTGGGCGGTGGACGTCACGGTGTTCTGCTGGGCCCTGTTGTGGTGGGCGGCGCTGTACGACGGGGTCGCCGACAAGACCTATCTGCCCGACTGGCTGCTTCAGATGGACGCCCCGCTGGGAGCGGTGGGCTGTCTGTCGCTGTGGCTCCGCCGCCGCTGGCCGCTGGGGGTCGCGATGGCCGTGCTGCCCGCCGCCGTGCTGACGGACACGGTGGGCGGTGCGCTGATGGTCATCGTCTTCAACCTCGCGCTGCGCGTCCCTCCCCGTACGGCGATGGCGGTGCTGCTGCTCCACCTCGGCGCCACCCTGCCCTTCGTCTTCTTCGTCGCCACCCTCACGAAGGACCGTTGGTTCATCACCACGCTTGTCCTGGCCCTCTACCTCATCTCCTTCGCCTGGGGCAGCGTCGCCCGTGCCCGGCGGCAGCTCGTACTCAAGCTCCGCGAGGACGCGATACGCGCCCGCGCCGACCACGAGCGGCGGCTGGCTGACGTCCGCCGTGCCGAGCGCCGCGCCATCGCCCGCGAGATGCACGACGTGCTCGCGCACCGCGTCTCGCTGCTGTCCGTGCACGCGGGCGCCCTCGCCTACCGCACCAAGCAGTCGGCGGCAGGCGAGGGTTCGGCCCTGGACGACGCGGAGATCGCCGAGAGCGCCACCGTCATCAGGGACAACGCGCACCAGGCGCTGGAGGAGCTGCGCGAGGTGCTGCACGTGCTGCGTGAGGACGAGGACGAGCAGGCAGCCGCAGCACCACCCGAGGCGGTCGACGCCACGGGCGGTGTCAGACCCCAGCCGGGCCTCGCCCGCATCGGTGCGCTGGTGGACGAGGCGCGCGCGGCGGGCCAGACCGTCCAGCTCGACCTGGGGCTGGACGGCGGCCCTCCGGACGCGGAGGACGCTCACCCGCTGCGCCCCCAGCTTCAGCGCACCGTCTACCGCGCGGTCCAGGAAGGGCTCACCAACGCCCGTAAGCACGCCCCCGGCGCGCGAGTGCACGTCGATCTCACGGGCACTCCGGGCGAGGGGCTGACCGTACGGGTCAGCAACCCGCTGCCGACCGATGTGGCCGCCTCCGGGATTCCGGGCGCCGGCGCCGGGCTGACGGGGTTGCGGGAGCGCCTGGAGATCGAGGGCGGCACCCTCCAGCACGGCACGACCGAGGGCACGTTCACGCTGCATGCCCGGCTACCGTGGCCGATATGA
- a CDS encoding MFS transporter, producing the protein MASPSDSASPSPSSSSSPPSSSSLKPPAATEPRSLRRIVAASLVGTTIEWYDFFLYGSAAALVFNKLFFPGSEPLVGTLLSFLTYAVGFAARPVGALVFGHYGDRIGRKKLLVISLLMMGGATFAIGLLPTHATVGALAPVLLTTLRLVQGFALGGEWGGAVLLVSEHGDARRRGFWASWPQTGAPAGQLLATGVLAALTALLSDAAFESWGWRVPFLLSGALVGLGLWIRLAVDESPVFKEAQARAAAREAERKASIETASAGAASIETASAGAASGGAASAGAASGGPDAGADAVGPDAGAHAVGPDAPAEERPLVAVLRHHWRDVLVAMGARMAENISFYVLTAFILVYTTEHLGLSQQTGLNAVLIASAVHFTAIPLWGALSDRVGRRPVYLLGAVGVGAWIFPFFALLDTGRFGLMALAVTVGLVLHGAMYAPQAAFFSELFATRMRYSGASIGAQFSSVAAGAPAPMIATALLAEYDSSTTISLYVIGAALLTVVALACATETRHRDLTTVGEEHGDGGERAGVPASAGAGSGSGAERARESVEP; encoded by the coding sequence ATGGCCTCCCCATCCGATTCCGCTTCCCCGTCCCCCTCGTCCTCTTCGTCTCCGCCGTCCTCCTCGTCCCTGAAGCCGCCGGCGGCGACCGAGCCTCGCTCGCTGCGGCGGATCGTCGCCGCGAGCCTCGTCGGGACCACCATCGAGTGGTACGACTTCTTCCTCTACGGCTCGGCCGCCGCGCTGGTCTTCAACAAGCTGTTCTTCCCCGGCTCCGAGCCGCTGGTGGGCACGCTGCTGTCGTTCCTCACCTATGCCGTGGGCTTCGCGGCGCGGCCGGTGGGCGCGCTGGTGTTCGGCCACTACGGCGACCGGATCGGCCGTAAGAAACTCCTGGTCATCAGCCTGCTGATGATGGGAGGCGCTACTTTCGCGATCGGGCTGCTGCCTACGCATGCGACGGTCGGGGCCCTGGCGCCCGTGCTGCTGACGACGCTGCGCCTGGTGCAGGGCTTCGCGCTGGGCGGCGAGTGGGGCGGTGCCGTGCTGCTGGTGTCCGAGCACGGCGACGCGCGGCGGCGCGGCTTCTGGGCGTCCTGGCCGCAGACGGGGGCGCCCGCCGGGCAGCTCCTGGCGACGGGTGTGCTGGCAGCGCTGACCGCGCTGCTCTCGGACGCGGCGTTCGAGAGCTGGGGCTGGCGGGTGCCGTTCCTGCTGTCGGGCGCGCTGGTGGGCCTGGGGCTGTGGATACGGCTCGCGGTCGACGAGTCGCCCGTCTTCAAGGAGGCGCAGGCCCGCGCGGCGGCGCGGGAGGCCGAGCGGAAGGCTTCCATCGAAACTGCTTCCGCCGGAGCTGCTTCCATCGAAACTGCTTCCGCCGGAGCTGCTTCCGGTGGAGCTGCTTCCGCCGGAGCTGCTTCCGGCGGACCGGATGCCGGGGCGGACGCTGTCGGACCGGATGCCGGGGCGCATGCCGTCGGACCGGATGCTCCCGCCGAGGAGCGCCCGCTTGTCGCGGTGCTCCGGCACCACTGGCGGGACGTGCTGGTCGCCATGGGCGCCCGGATGGCCGAGAACATCAGCTTCTACGTGCTGACGGCCTTCATCCTCGTCTACACCACCGAACACCTGGGCCTCTCCCAGCAGACCGGGCTCAACGCCGTACTGATCGCCTCCGCCGTGCACTTCACCGCCATCCCGCTGTGGGGCGCGCTCTCGGACCGGGTGGGGCGACGGCCCGTCTACCTGCTGGGCGCGGTGGGTGTCGGCGCGTGGATCTTCCCGTTCTTCGCACTGCTGGACACCGGGCGGTTCGGCCTGATGGCGCTGGCCGTCACCGTCGGGCTGGTGCTGCACGGGGCGATGTACGCGCCGCAGGCCGCCTTCTTCTCGGAGCTGTTCGCGACGCGGATGCGCTACTCGGGCGCCTCGATCGGCGCGCAGTTCTCCTCGGTCGCGGCCGGGGCGCCGGCCCCGATGATCGCGACGGCGCTGCTCGCGGAGTACGACAGCTCGACGACGATCTCCCTCTACGTGATCGGCGCCGCGCTGCTGACGGTCGTCGCCCTGGCCTGTGCCACCGAGACGCGGCACCGCGACCTGACGACCGTCGGAGAGGAGCACGGAGACGGTGGGGAGCGAGCTGGTGTCCCGGCATCCGCCGGGGCCGGGAGCGGGTCAGGTGCCGAGCGCGCCCGAGAGTCGGTGGAGCCGTAG
- a CDS encoding phosphoglyceromutase, whose protein sequence is MADAPYKLILLRHGESEWNAKNLFTGWVDVNLTEKGEKEAVRGGELLKDAGLLPDVLHTSVQKRAIRTAQLALESADRLWIPVRRSWRLNERHYGALQGKDKAQIRDEFGEEQFMLWRRSYDTPPPVLEDGSEFSQSDDPRYAGIPSELRPRTECLKDVVERMLPYWFDGIIPDLLAGRTVLVAAHGNSLRGLVKHLDGISDEEISGLNIPTGIPLAYDLDADFHPVKKGGTYLDPDAAKAAIEAVKNQGKK, encoded by the coding sequence ATGGCCGACGCACCGTACAAGCTGATCCTCCTCCGCCACGGCGAGAGCGAGTGGAACGCGAAGAACCTGTTCACCGGCTGGGTGGACGTCAACCTCACCGAGAAGGGCGAGAAGGAGGCGGTCCGCGGCGGCGAGCTGCTCAAGGACGCCGGCCTGCTCCCTGACGTACTGCACACCTCCGTGCAAAAGCGCGCCATCCGCACGGCCCAGCTCGCGCTGGAGTCCGCCGACCGCCTCTGGATCCCGGTCCGCCGCTCCTGGCGCCTCAACGAGCGTCACTACGGTGCCCTTCAGGGCAAGGACAAGGCGCAGATCCGCGACGAGTTCGGCGAGGAGCAGTTCATGCTCTGGCGCCGCTCCTACGACACCCCGCCGCCCGTGCTGGAGGACGGCTCGGAGTTCTCGCAGAGCGACGACCCCCGCTACGCGGGCATCCCGAGCGAGCTGCGCCCCCGCACCGAGTGCCTCAAGGACGTCGTCGAGCGGATGCTGCCGTACTGGTTCGACGGCATCATCCCCGACCTCCTCGCCGGCCGCACGGTCCTGGTGGCCGCCCACGGCAACTCCCTGCGCGGCCTGGTCAAGCACCTGGACGGCATCTCCGACGAGGAGATCTCCGGCCTCAACATCCCCACCGGCATCCCCCTCGCCTACGACCTGGACGCCGACTTCCACCCGGTGAAAAAGGGCGGCACCTACCTCGACCCCGACGCCGCCAAGGCCGCGATCGAGGCAGTGAAGAACCAGGGCAAGAAGTAA
- the phoU gene encoding phosphate signaling complex protein PhoU — translation MRDAYHEELDSIGDSLVEMTRLVGSAIGRATTAMLDADLKLAESVIAADEKVDDLQRDLETRAIQLLARQQPVATDLRIVVTSLRMSADLERSGDLAQHVAKVTRLRFPESPVPQDLQATLLEMGQLAQRLMAKAAEVIITKDVDLALQLEQDDDAMDLLHRTLFQHLMDDRWKHGIETAVDVTLLGRYYERFADHAVSVARRVVYLVTGDYADEIDPAAGVAESDGTAPVEGR, via the coding sequence ATGCGGGACGCGTACCACGAGGAGCTGGACTCGATCGGGGACAGCCTGGTCGAGATGACCCGGCTCGTCGGCTCCGCGATCGGGCGCGCCACCACGGCGATGCTGGACGCGGACCTGAAGCTCGCCGAGAGCGTCATCGCCGCCGACGAGAAGGTCGACGACCTCCAGCGCGACCTGGAGACCCGGGCCATACAGCTGCTGGCCCGGCAGCAGCCCGTCGCCACCGATCTGCGGATCGTCGTCACCTCGCTGAGGATGAGCGCCGATCTGGAGCGCTCGGGCGACCTGGCGCAGCACGTGGCGAAGGTCACGAGGCTGCGCTTCCCGGAATCCCCGGTGCCGCAGGACCTCCAGGCGACGCTGCTGGAGATGGGGCAGCTCGCCCAGCGGCTGATGGCCAAGGCCGCCGAGGTCATCATCACCAAGGACGTCGATCTGGCGCTCCAGCTCGAGCAGGACGACGACGCGATGGACCTGCTGCACCGCACGCTCTTCCAGCACCTGATGGACGACCGCTGGAAGCACGGCATCGAGACAGCCGTGGATGTGACGCTGCTGGGCCGCTACTACGAGCGGTTCGCGGACCACGCGGTGTCGGTGGCGCGACGGGTCGTCTATCTGGTGACGGGCGACTACGCCGACGAGATCGACCCGGCGGCGGGCGTGGCCGAGAGCGACGGGACGGCGCCGGTCGAAGGCAGGTGA
- a CDS encoding helix-turn-helix domain-containing protein — translation MSRTPASTTAAACLGYLELLTKGAPAQAYEHPVPHDDADADDLSPDGPDPDGPDPDGPNSHDPGAEAEAEAEAAGVERGRRLALRIRAELEGRRRREAELTALFETVHDLAGLRDLDDVLQAIVQRARRLLGTEVAYMTLTDTERGDTYMRVTVGSVSARFQQLRLGMGEGLGGLVAQTARPYVTEDYPRDARFQHTDSIDTGVGEEGLVAILGVPLLLGGRDVIGVLYAADRRERVFEREQIALLRSFAAHAAVAIDNARLLTETTQALAGLREAHATSRRASEVHDRLTELVLRGGGVDDVTRALAEVLGGRVEFTDTPDAALAPAVERSRREGHAVREGGVEGGTWVAAVSAGGELLGALLLRGHAALAPVDQRTLERAAMVTSLLQLARRSAGEAEQRVRGELLNDLLDAAPRDPRLLRERAARVNADLDAPHTVLTARLDAPLESTSPGGRAAPDAARFPVAPDAARFPVAPDAATGADRQRLWAAASHLAATRHGLAAGRDGGTVLLLPVTGHPDAASRPSGATVTEEISRTARQVAAELGRAVGGPVTVGASAPVPPPAAHPGAVAAAYPQARRCLDALVLLGRQGEGAAAEDLGFLGLLLTDTRDVAGFVRRTLGPALDYDARRGTELVATMDAYFSCAMSPVRAKDVLHVHVNTVAQRLDRVARLLGEDWQAPHRALEIQLALRLHRLSGALGT, via the coding sequence ATGTCCCGCACTCCCGCCTCCACGACGGCCGCCGCCTGCCTCGGCTACCTCGAACTGCTCACCAAGGGCGCGCCCGCCCAGGCGTACGAGCATCCGGTGCCTCATGACGACGCCGACGCCGATGACCTGAGCCCGGACGGCCCGGACCCGGACGGCCCGGACCCGGACGGCCCGAACTCGCACGACCCGGGGGCCGAGGCCGAGGCTGAGGCCGAGGCCGCAGGCGTCGAGCGTGGCAGACGTCTGGCACTCCGCATACGGGCCGAACTCGAAGGCAGACGGCGCCGCGAGGCGGAGCTGACGGCGCTGTTCGAGACCGTCCACGACCTGGCCGGACTGCGGGACCTGGACGACGTGCTCCAGGCGATCGTCCAGCGCGCCCGCCGCCTGCTGGGCACCGAGGTCGCCTACATGACGCTCACCGACACCGAGCGCGGCGACACCTACATGCGGGTGACCGTGGGTTCCGTCTCGGCCCGCTTCCAGCAGCTGCGGCTCGGCATGGGGGAGGGGCTGGGCGGCCTCGTCGCGCAGACGGCCCGCCCCTACGTCACCGAGGACTATCCGCGCGACGCCCGCTTCCAGCACACCGACTCCATCGACACGGGAGTCGGCGAGGAGGGGCTGGTCGCCATCCTCGGGGTGCCGCTGCTGCTCGGCGGCCGGGACGTGATCGGCGTGCTGTACGCGGCCGACCGGCGCGAGCGGGTCTTCGAACGGGAGCAGATCGCGCTGCTGCGCTCGTTCGCCGCGCACGCCGCCGTCGCCATCGACAACGCCCGGCTGCTCACCGAGACGACGCAGGCGCTCGCCGGGCTGCGCGAGGCCCACGCGACCAGTCGGCGCGCCTCGGAGGTGCACGACCGGCTGACCGAGCTGGTGCTGCGCGGCGGCGGCGTGGACGACGTGACCCGGGCGCTGGCCGAAGTGCTGGGCGGGCGCGTGGAGTTCACCGATACTCCGGACGCCGCTCTCGCGCCCGCCGTCGAACGGTCCCGGCGCGAGGGGCACGCGGTCCGGGAGGGCGGCGTCGAGGGCGGCACCTGGGTGGCGGCCGTCTCCGCCGGCGGCGAACTGCTGGGAGCACTGCTGCTGCGCGGGCACGCGGCGCTCGCACCGGTCGACCAGCGGACCTTGGAGCGCGCCGCGATGGTCACCTCGCTCCTTCAGCTCGCCCGGCGCTCGGCGGGTGAAGCCGAACAGCGCGTACGGGGCGAACTGCTGAACGACCTGCTGGATGCCGCCCCGCGCGACCCCCGCCTGCTGCGCGAGCGCGCGGCGCGGGTGAACGCCGACCTGGACGCCCCCCACACGGTGCTGACCGCCCGCCTCGACGCCCCTTTGGAGAGCACCAGCCCCGGCGGAAGAGCGGCACCGGATGCCGCACGGTTTCCGGTCGCACCGGATGCCGCACGGTTTCCGGTCGCACCGGATGCCGCAACCGGCGCCGACCGGCAGCGCCTGTGGGCCGCCGCCTCCCATCTGGCGGCCACCCGGCACGGCCTGGCCGCCGGCCGTGACGGCGGCACCGTCCTCCTGCTGCCCGTAACGGGGCATCCGGACGCCGCGTCGCGACCCTCCGGAGCGACGGTGACCGAGGAGATCTCCCGAACGGCGCGGCAGGTCGCCGCCGAGCTGGGACGGGCCGTCGGCGGCCCCGTCACCGTGGGGGCCTCGGCCCCGGTACCGCCGCCCGCCGCGCACCCCGGCGCGGTGGCCGCCGCCTACCCACAGGCCCGCCGCTGTCTGGACGCGCTCGTCCTGCTGGGCAGGCAGGGCGAGGGCGCGGCGGCCGAAGACCTGGGCTTCCTCGGCCTGTTGCTGACCGACACCCGCGACGTGGCGGGCTTCGTTCGCCGCACCCTGGGACCCGCGCTGGACTACGACGCGCGCCGCGGCACCGAGCTGGTCGCCACCATGGACGCCTACTTCAGCTGCGCCATGAGTCCTGTACGGGCCAAGGACGTGCTGCACGTCCACGTCAACACCGTCGCCCAGCGGCTGGACCGGGTGGCCCGGCTGCTGGGCGAGGACTGGCAGGCACCGCACCGCGCGCTGGAGATCCAGCTCGCGCTACGGCTCCACCGACTCTCGGGCGCGCTCGGCACCTGA